Part of the Pseudomonadota bacterium genome is shown below.
GCGACGGCGGCAGCAGGTACCGCTGCGTCGGCGTCCACTCCCGATAACTCTTCGTCATGCCGAGATCTTCGCACTCGGCTTCAGGCTTGTCGATCTTGCGGAGCGTCTATGCGCAACAGGCTCCTAGCCCCGCCCCTTGTACTTGCGCAGGATGCGCCGGAAGTTCGAGCGGTCCATTCCGGCCTGGCGCGCCGCCTCGCTCACGTTCCCCCCCGCCCGCTGCAGCGTCCCGAAGGCGTAGCCCGCCTCGAACTGCTCGATCGCCTTGCGCTTGGCCCCGGCGAACGGGAGGTCGAGCGGCACCCTCTGCGAGAGCGGCTGCGCCGCGGAGTCGCTGACCGAGTCCGGCAGGTCGCCCGGGAGGATCACGTCGCCGCGGGACAGCACGACGGCGCGCTCGATCGCGTTCTCGAGCTCGCGCACGTTCCCCTGCCACGAGTGGGTCCGGAGCGCGCGCATCGCCTCGGCCGAGATCCGCGCGATCTCCCGGCCGGCGCGCGCGGTGTACTTGCGCAGGAAGTGGTACGCGAGCAGCGGGATGTCGTCCGGGCGCTCGCGCAGCGGCGGCAGCGTGATCGTAATGACGCTGAGGCGGTAGAACAGATCCTCGCGGAACCGCTTGTCCCGCATCGCCTGCTGCAGGTTGACGTTCGTCGCCGCGATGACGCGCACGTCGACGTGGATCGAATCGGACGAGCCGACGCGCTTGATCTCGCCCTCCTGGAGCGTCCTGAGCAGCTTGACCTGGACCTGGGGCGGGAGGTCGCCGATCTCGTCGAGCATGATCGTGCCGCCGTCCGCCGTCTCGAACAGCCCGATGCGCGTCTCGATGGCGCCCGTGAACGCCCCGCGCACGTGGCCGAAGAGCTCCGCCTCGACGAGCGTCTCCGGGATCGCCGAGCAGTTGACCGGGACGAACGGCTTGCCCGCCCGCGGGCCGCGGCTGTGGATCGCGCGGGCCACGAGCTCCTTGCCGGTGCCCGACTCGCCCTGCAGGAGCACCGTCGCCGCGGAGTGCGCGACCGAATCGACCATCCCGTAGACCTCGCGCATCGAGGGCGACGAGCCGACGATGTCGCCGTACCGCTCCCGGACCTCGAGCTCCCGCTCGAGCCGGAGCGCCCGCGCGACGAGGCGGCCATGCTCGGCGGCCTTCGTGACCGAGTGGGCGAGCGCGTCGGGCGACTGGAACGGCTTGGAGAGGAAGTCGTGCGCGCCGGCCTTCACGGCCGCGACGGCCGCGTCGACGTCGCCGAACGCGGTCATGATGATCACCTCGGTGCCGCACCCCACCGCCTTGATCTTCTTGAGCACGTCGAGGCCGTTCAGGCCCGGCATGACGAGGTCGAGCAGCATGACGTCCGCCCGCCGCGCGAGCGCCGCGGCGATGCCATCCGTGCCGTTCGTCGCGGTCTCGACCTCGAAGCCGTGCGCCGCGAGAATCCGCTCGACGCTGCGCAGGGATGCCGCGTCGTCGTCGACGACGAGCACGCGGATCGGACCGGGATCGCCGTTCGCGTGGTCGGCGCGCGCGGCGCCAGCGCCGACGAGCCCGTTCGGGGTGTCGTATTCGGACAAGCTCCGTTCCCTCGATGCTTCCAG
Proteins encoded:
- a CDS encoding sigma-54 dependent transcriptional regulator: MSEYDTPNGLVGAGAARADHANGDPGPIRVLVVDDDAASLRSVERILAAHGFEVETATNGTDGIAAALARRADVMLLDLVMPGLNGLDVLKKIKAVGCGTEVIIMTAFGDVDAAVAAVKAGAHDFLSKPFQSPDALAHSVTKAAEHGRLVARALRLERELEVRERYGDIVGSSPSMREVYGMVDSVAHSAATVLLQGESGTGKELVARAIHSRGPRAGKPFVPVNCSAIPETLVEAELFGHVRGAFTGAIETRIGLFETADGGTIMLDEIGDLPPQVQVKLLRTLQEGEIKRVGSSDSIHVDVRVIAATNVNLQQAMRDKRFREDLFYRLSVITITLPPLRERPDDIPLLAYHFLRKYTARAGREIARISAEAMRALRTHSWQGNVRELENAIERAVVLSRGDVILPGDLPDSVSDSAAQPLSQRVPLDLPFAGAKRKAIEQFEAGYAFGTLQRAGGNVSEAARQAGMDRSNFRRILRKYKGRG